The genomic DNA AGTCATGGTGGATGCACCGTTGTAGATTTCAACGCTGGAGCTTGTCCATTCAACAAACAGTACTTTGGTCGGCTGAGCCTTGGCGGTGTACTGCACGGCAGCCACGGCCATCGTAATGTCACCGTCAGCGTCTTCAAAAGAACTCGACATGCAGAAGTTACCGCCGTCGGCCTTTTTCGAGTTGTTTTCGAAAAGCTTCAACGCTTCCGGCTCATTCTTCAGCGCCTCCAGGGTGGCATCCGCTACCGTCGACAGCACTTTCAATGCTGCTTGACCTTTACTGACGGCCGCGCCCACCGCGGTGTGAATGATCGACAGTGCAAGGTTGTCCATGGTCAGCTTTTGCGAAGTTGCCTGGTAGCGGTGATAGGGCTCGCCAAAGACAAACCATCCCGCCAGTTTCATCAGACGCATGAATTCGTTATAACGCTGCTCTTTTTGGTTTGCCGCCGGAAACTTGAGCAGCGCACACAGATCGGCATACATATAAGTATTTTTAACAATTCGCTTGCTGCGCTTGGACATACTTGCGTCGAAGCCGGCAATACCCGAACCCATAATGGCCGCGTTCAATTCATCCTTATCGACAGGCAACGTAGCGCCTCCAGCCATCCTCGGCATAATCACCGGGGGTTGCGCTGCGATAAGTGCATTGGTTTCCTGAATCATCGCAACACGTTGCGCTGCGCTCATTACCTGATTGTTTACTTCATTCATAAAATAATCCCTTCTAATTAATTAAAACGCCGCCTTGGCGTAGAGGCAAAGTAACCGCCATAGAAAAACCAGGCAAGTTCCATTCAATTCAATTGATTTCTAAAAAAACAATAACTAAAGATGCTCCGACCTTTCGCACAGATCAGGACTTCAATGAGAGTTCTATTTCCTTGACCCTCATTTCGCGAACGGTCGCAGTCAACAAGTCCCGATACTTATCCATCTCTTTCGGCGTGGTCACGAAACGCCTGGACTGTAGATCAAGTTGAGCGCTGCTGTGCGTTATGTTCCAGAACAGATAAGTGGAAACCCATTCGTTATTAAGTAACCGCACATTACTGATCACGATCTCCAGTTCCTTATGCACGTTGTACTGTGCAGGGGCAAACCGGAAATCGCCCCACTTGCGCGTGCTGTCGGTGAACACTTCGACTCCGGCAGCGTCGTATTCAAGTAACTGGAAGGTTTCCTTCATCCGCTTGATCTTTTCCCTGCTCAACTGTGTCGACAGTGACTTCGCCCACACGTCTAGCACCGCACCGGAAAAATCATTGTCCGCGATAATCACAGGAGCATGTTCCAGCCCCCAACCGACAGACCAGAGCACCCCTGAATAAAACTCAAACCACTGTGCGGGTTCCCGTTTTCGGTTAAAGAGCTTATCAGCCCGGTATTCTGCCAGACGCATACTGTCTTTGATGAACTGCCGATCCTGCCGGGTCACTCCCGAAAGAAAGGACAACACATTACTGCCCATGACGACTGAACTACTTTCCCCAGAGAGTGATTCAATCTGTTGTTGCGTATCGCTCATAATAAACTTCTCCATTTTTCATTTTGCCCTCAGGCACTCATTCATTGATATCACGCGCACTTTTCTCTCAAAAACCAAGCGACGCACCATCCAATAGCAACTTACCAACAAACAAATCACTTCCTTGAGAAACAACATAAACATTTGATGTCTGATTCCACGCTGAAAATAGACAGCAGTCAGTTACCCGCCACCGCGTTATCATGTCGCCCATTAACGGCAAGTACGCGATTGAGGAACGGCATGACCCCTTGGCTCACGGTTGTAGGTATCGCTGAAGACGGCTTTAACGGTCTTGGTAAAAACGCCCGGCGTGCCCTGATGAATGCTTCGCGGATCGTCGGCGGACAGCGCCAGCTGGACCTGTTGCCGGTGTGCATCCGTGGCGTGCGCCAGTTATGGCCAAGTCCTTTCTCGCTGGCACCGGTACTGGACCGACGTGGCGAATCAGTTTGTGTGCTGGCCAGTGGTGACCCGATGTTCTACGGCGTCGGCGCCAGCCTCGCGCGTCAGGTGCCAAGCGACGAGATGCTGATCCTGCCTGCGCCGTCGTCCTGCTCGTTGGCTGCCGCCCGTCTCGGCTGGCCATTACAGGAAGTGGTGACACTGTCGCTGGTGGCCCGACCGCTGGCAGCCCTCAATGCCCAACTGTTCAGCGGCGTGCGCCTGTTGTTGCTGAGCAATGACGGACAGAGTCCGGGGGCGGTCGCGCAATTGCTCCGTGAGCGCGGTTTCGGCCCGAGTCGCATCAGCGTTCTGGAGCATTTGGGCGGCGCTGCCGAACGGCGTATCGACGCCACGGCCAATGCCTGGAACGAATCGCCGATTGCCGACCTCAACGTGATCGCCGTCGAATGCCTGGCCGACGCCCATGCTCCACGCCTTTCGCGCCTCGCCGGCCTCCCCGATTCGGCATTCGAGCATGACGGCCAACTGACCAAACGCGACGTGCGCGCCATCACCCTCGCCCGCCTCGCCCCGACGCCCGGTGAATTGCTGTGGGACGTCGGCGCCGGCAGCGGCTCGATCGGCATTGAATGGATGCGCGCGCACCCCAGTTGCCGGGCGCTGGCCATCGAAGCCGATGACGGCCGCCAGCAATTGATCGAACACAATCGCGATGCTTTGGGCGTGCCCGGCCTGCAATTGATCCGTGGCCGCGCACCGCAGGCGCTCGCAGGGCTGGAACGCCCGGACGCGATCTTCATCGGCGGCGGCGTGACCCGTGAAGGTGTCTTCGAGACTTGCTGGGAACAACTCAAACCCGGTGGCCGGCTGGTCGCCAACGCGGTGACACTGCAAAGTGAGATCAGCCTGATGAACTGGCGCGAACGCCATGGCGGCGAGCTGACGCGCATCCATGTCGCCCAGGCGCAACCGCTTGGCGAGTTCGACACCTGGCGTCAGGCGCTGCCAATTACCCTGCTCGATCTGGTCAAACCCCTCGATGCGTGACGAAACCGCCGAACAACCCGCGCCCCTGCGCAGTGGCCTGACCACCGGCAGCTGCGCCACGGCCACCAGCCTCGCTGCTGCCCGCCTGTTACTCGGTGGCATTGGCGCCGATGCGGTGCAGATTG from Pseudomonas baetica includes the following:
- the cbiE gene encoding precorrin-6y C5,15-methyltransferase (decarboxylating) subunit CbiE; its protein translation is MTPWLTVVGIAEDGFNGLGKNARRALMNASRIVGGQRQLDLLPVCIRGVRQLWPSPFSLAPVLDRRGESVCVLASGDPMFYGVGASLARQVPSDEMLILPAPSSCSLAAARLGWPLQEVVTLSLVARPLAALNAQLFSGVRLLLLSNDGQSPGAVAQLLRERGFGPSRISVLEHLGGAAERRIDATANAWNESPIADLNVIAVECLADAHAPRLSRLAGLPDSAFEHDGQLTKRDVRAITLARLAPTPGELLWDVGAGSGSIGIEWMRAHPSCRALAIEADDGRQQLIEHNRDALGVPGLQLIRGRAPQALAGLERPDAIFIGGGVTREGVFETCWEQLKPGGRLVANAVTLQSEISLMNWRERHGGELTRIHVAQAQPLGEFDTWRQALPITLLDLVKPLDA